TCAAGGGATTTAACGATCGCTTCGGGCATCAAGCCGGGGACTCGGCCCTGCGTAGCGTCGCTCAAACCTTAAGCGCCACGCTCAAGCGACCGGAAGATTTCGTGGGAAGATACGGGGGGGAAGAATTCGTGGTGGTATTGCCCAGCACCAATCGAAGCGGAGCGGAGCGGGTGGCTCAAAAAATTCAGCAAGCCCTTTTCTTGACCAACATTCCCTATCCGGGCTCACCGCTTTCGGACAGAATCACGGTCAGTCTCGGCATCTCGACATTCAGTCCGCAAACCGACCTGCACATCGATTCAGGACTCTTTTCAGCGGACCAGGCCCTCTACCAGGCCAAACGCAACGGACGGAACTGTTTCTTCTACAAGGACCATTGCCTGGCCCTAACGCCCCTGCAGCAATGACAGGAAGCGGTCCATCCCGCAGACCCTGCACTCATCGCAGCCCGACACGGGGCACGGCGGACTGACTATCCCGTGCCTGTACTTGGTCCACTCCGAGTACAGGAACTTTCTTGAAACCCCTATATCCAGGCGTTCCCAGGGGAACACGCTGTCCCGGTCCAGCGGACGGTGCAAGACCTGCCGCACCAGCTCGTCAAAATCCCTTACGGCTGCGGCAAGTCCAGTCTGAGCAGCCCGCTCAAGGCAGGGGAAAATCTCCTCGCCGCCCCTGGCCAGAAACATCTGCACCCGGGCCTGAGCGGGATTCTCTCCCGCGAAACGCATGCCTTTGAAGCGTCCGACAGCGCCCTTGAAACGCCGCATGGCCTTTTTGAACCAATCCTCTTCCGGAATGGCTGCCCACTGCAGAGGCGTCCAGGCCTTGGGCACAAGACAGCTGACCGAGAGGGAGATGAGCTCGACCCCTTTCTTGCGGTTCCCCTGCCCGAGCCTCCTGGCCTCTTCGATGCGGCCCAGGAAAGATTCGAATTCCGCCCAATCCTCTTCATTCTCATCCGGCCAACCGGTGATCATGTACAGCTTCAAGGTGCCGAACTGCAGGCGGCTGATGCGGGTCACGGCCTCCAGAAAGGCTTCTTCCGAAAAATGTTTGTTCATGGCCTGACGCAGGCGGCGGCTCGCCCCTTCCAGCGCCAGAGTCACGGAACGGGTGCCGGTATGGCGAAGAAATCCGAGCAGCTCATCGGTCAAGCCATCGGCGCGAAGCGACGACAGCGAAAATTTGACCTTGCGCTCCTGCAACCAACGCAAAAAAGGAAGCAGGTCGGGCCAGTCGGTCAGGGCCGTGCCGACCAGTCCCACTTTCTGCGGCTCACACCGCGTCACGATATTTTGCAGCGTCTCCATCTCGGCATGGCGGGGAGGCTTGTAGATGCTGCCTGCCGCGCAAAAACGGCAACCGTAAGGACAGCCGCGGTTAACTTCCAGCAGCAGCATGTCCCGGAACTGCGCTTCGGAGCTGACAAAACAGGAATAGGCGGGTGCGTGCAGATTTTTGGACCCGGAGGTGTCGACCACCCTGCGCACGGGCTCGGGGCTTTTGCCGGGAATCAGCATCCCGGGCAGCGCTGCTATGCTTTCAAGAGCCGCAGCCTTCTCCCCGCCGCTGTTCCAGATCCGGGCTATCGTGCCTGTTACGGCCAAAAAGCCGGCCTCGGCCTCGCCGACAAATATCCCGTCCAGCGCGGGCAGAATCGGAAAAGGATTGAGAAATGCCAAGGGACCACCGGCAAGAATCATGGGCCAGGACTGGCGCTCCTCGGCTCTGACGGAAATATCCGCATCCTGCAGCAGTCTGATGACCGTGGGAAAATCGCCTTCGAAATTGAGGCTGAAAAGAACAAGGGGGAAGAGGCCCAGGTCACGTCCGGAGTCAACGGACCTGGGCCTTTGGGAAGTGGGGTCCCAGAAAAAACGCTCGACTGCCAGCTCCTCGCAACTCGCGAGCAGCCGGTAAACAACCTGCCAGCCCAGAGTGGAGAGTGCGTGCTGCGCGGCTTCCGGAAAAACCAGAGCCACGGGCAGCCGTCCTCCCCATTCCTTCAGTTGCGGGACTGTTCGGCCTAGATAGAGCTCGGACACAGTTCCCTCCAGGAGTGGGCTGACACGCCTTGAATACTGATAATGCTAGTCTGCCTGCATTCTGATGAATGACGGAATTTCAAATTCCTCCTCTTCGAACAGGAACTCGGCGTCCTCGCCACCGTTCACGATCTTGCGGGGCTCATGCCGCCGCTCTTCCGCGCCGGGCTGGGTCTTGGCACGGATATAAGCGGGCACGCTCAAATCGGCGCTTTCATTGACCGTGATCTTGCGGGTGCGCGGACGGATGAATGTTCCCTCGCTTTCAGCGCCAATCCGGCTCGAAGCCGGGTTCGCGGCGAACGGAGTGACCTTGGTTCCTTTTTCCAGGGGGGCGTTGCCGTCCTGAATACCGGTGGCGATGACGGTGATGCGCATTTCATCCACGCAATCCATGTCGAAGACCGTACCGAAGTAGATCTTGGCATCCTCATGAGCGGCTTCATGCACGATGCTGGCGGCTTCGCTGACTTCTTCGATGGTCAGGTCGGGTCCGCAGGTGATGTTCATGAGCACGCCACGAGCGCCGTCGATGGTCACGTCTTCCAGCAGCGGGCTGGTGATGGCCTTCAGCGCCGCCTCGCGAGCTCTGCCGTCGCCGGAAGCGATGCCCGTGCCCATCATGGCCAGACCCATCTCTTCCATGACCGCCTTCACGTCGGCAAAGTCGAGGTTGATGAGGCCCGGGACCATGATCAGGTCGGAGATGCCCTTCACGGCGTGAAAAAGAACTTCGTCGGCCTTGCCCAGCATGTCCACGAACGAGGCCTTCTTGGAGGCCAGGGTCAGCAGGCGGTCGTTGGGGATGGTAATGATGCTGTCGACGATGTCGCGCAGCTCCTTGATCCCGCGTTCGGCCTGCTGCTGGCGGCGCTTGCCCTCGAAAAAGAACGGCTTGGTCACGACGGCCACGGTCAGCGCGCCCATGTCCTTGGCCACCTGGGCGATGACCGGAGCCGCGCCCGTGCCGGTACCGCCACCCATGCCGGCGGTGACGAAGACCATGTCGCAGTCACCCAGGATATCCCGGATCTGGGCCTGGCTTTCGAGGGCCGCGTCCCGGCCCATGTCCGGATTGGCGCCGGCGCCAAGGCCCTTGGTCAGCTTGTCGCCAAGCTGGATCTTGTATTCCGCCTGCGAATGTTTCAGGGCCTGCATGTCCGTGTTCGCGGCAATGAAGGTCACGCCTTGCATGGCGGCCTTGATCATGTTGTTCACCGCGTTACCGCCTCCGCCACCAACTCCGATGACTTTGATCAAAGCATTGTCTTCGCGTTCAATTTCTAGGAAATCCATACTTCCCCCCACTTTTGCATTGTTCCGTTCTCCGTTTCCCCGTGCTCGTCAAACCCGTCAACTGATGTCCACGAACCATTTCTTCATCCTCGCCAGGATGGAGTGAAAGATGTTCTTGTCGCGGATGCGGATCTTGCTGTCCCGCCCGTGCTTTTCCGCGCCATAGAGCAAAAGGCCCACCGCCGTGGCATAGGTAGGGCTGTCCACCACATCCCTCAGTCCGCCCACTCCGGCAGGTGAACCCGTCCTGGTCGGCAGGTTGAAGACCTGCTCCGCCAATTCCTGAATCCCTTCAATGCGCGAGGCGCCGCCGGTCAGCACCACCCCCGCGCCGATAAGCTTTTTGTACCCGGAGCGGATCAGCTCCTGGTCTACCAAGGCCAGCAATTCCTCCATGCGCGGCTCGCAGATCTCGGCCAGGACCTGCCTGGTCAGCTTGCGCGGCTCGCGGCCCCCGACGCTCGGCACCTCGATAATCTCGTCCTTCTTGACCAGCTCCGCCAAGGCGCAGCCGTACTTGATCTTGATCTTCTCGGCGGCCTGGGTCGGCGTGCGCAGACCAAAGGCGATGTCGTTGGTCAGGTTGGTCCCGCCAAGGGCGATGACCCCGGTGTGCTTGATGGAATTGCCGTGAAAAATTGCGATATCCGATGTGCCTCCGCCAATGTCGACCAGAGCCACGCCGATCTCGCGCTCTTCGTCGGTCAACACGGCCTTGGAGGAGGCGAAGGCTTCGAGCACGATGTCTTCCACGTCAAGGCCGGACTTGTGGCAGCTCTTGACGATGTTCTGGGCGCTGGTCACCGCGCCGGTGACGATGTGCACCTTGACCTCCAGCCGCACCCCGGCCATGCCCAAAGGATCCGCGATGCCGGTCTGGTCATCGACGATGTACTCCTGGGGCAGAATGTGGATGACCTCGCGGTCCAGCGGAATGGCCACGGCCTTGGCCGCATCGATGACCCGCTCAATGTCGCGGGCGGTCACTTCGCCACCCTTGACGGCGATCACGCCATGGCTGTTGAAGCCCTTGATGTGGCTGCCCGCGATCCCGGCGTATACGGCCCTGATCTCGCAACCGGCCATAAGCTCGGCTTCTTCGAGGGCTTTCTTGATGGACTGCACGGTCTGTTCAATGTTGACGACCACGCCCTTCCGAAGGCCCGTGGACGGGCTGGTGCCGATGCCGATGATATCCACCAGCGAATCCGTCCCCACCTCACCCACAACGGTACATATCTTGGTCGTTCCGATGTCCAGACCCACAATCAATTCAGACTTGGCCATACTTCCCCTCATCTCCCGGCCTTGGCCGGCATGCTTTCCCTAGAGTGTTTGATCGGCGTGTAGCCTGATCCATGCCCGCCCGGGCATGACAAATATAAATTCGATGCGATCCAGCTCGCCCCGGCGCCCCAAATCAGCCCAAACCTTGGTCAGACTTTTCAGCGCGGAATCCAGATCCGCGCCATCCAACTGCACGAGCACCCGTGGCTTTTCCAGAAATATGCTGAACTGATCCGCGCTGTCCTGCCGCAGCCAAGCGATCTGGCTCATGCCGAACGGCAGAGAGTTCCGGGCAACCTCATCCAGCAGAGTCCTGATTCCGTTTCCCACCTGCACGCCCTCTTCCGTTTCCAGCAGCGGAAGCGAAATGAACTTGTCCACGCTCACAGCCGCGATGGTTTGCCCGTTCACGTCCGCGTAGTAGAGTTGTTCGTCGCGGCGCGTCAGAAAGGCCGGTTCACGCTCCTTCACCTCGATGATCAGGCCGTCGGGCAAAACCCTGGTCACGGCCACGCTTTCCACCCATTCACTGGCGGCGATGCGGCGCTGCACCTCCGCGATGTTGATGCTCAAGACATTCGATCCCGTGCTGACCCCGCCCATTTCCGCAATCTCGTCGCGGCCAAGCCGCTGGGAGCCTTCGATCTGCAGATTGACGAGCGCGAAAAACTCATGGGTCGTGATCCACCGGTAGGCAAAAAGAATTCCGAAACTGACCACGCCCACTGCGGCAATGCCCAACGTCCAGCGCGTCAGGATGAAAACCGTGCGCCCCAGGCCAAGAAGAATTCCGCCAAGCACCGCGCCCTTGTTCACGGGTTGCTTGCGCTCCTTGCGCCGGGCTACATTCCGGCGAATCTTCTTGCCCATGACCGCAGTGCTCACGGATTCTTCACCTCTTCGTCCAGATAACCCTGGCCGACAGTCCAAATGCTGCCCGCGCCCAGCGTCAAAAACAAATCGCCTTCCTGCAGGATCTCGCCAAGAGCGGCCTGCATGGATCCAAAATCCTCGAAGAACCGCACCGGCGTGCTCGTGACCTGCCTGATAGCCTGGGCCAAACTCTGACCGCTGACTCCGGGGATGGGTGATTCGCTGGCCGGATAAATTTCGGTCAGCAGCAACTGATCGACCCCTGCGAACACTTTGGAGAAATCACCGAACAGGGCCTGCGTCCTGGTGAACCTGTGCGGCTGAAAAGCCACCACCAGCCGTTTGTGCGGATAACAAAGCCTGGCGG
This DNA window, taken from Desulfomicrobium sp. ZS1, encodes the following:
- a CDS encoding radical SAM protein, translated to MSELYLGRTVPQLKEWGGRLPVALVFPEAAQHALSTLGWQVVYRLLASCEELAVERFFWDPTSQRPRSVDSGRDLGLFPLVLFSLNFEGDFPTVIRLLQDADISVRAEERQSWPMILAGGPLAFLNPFPILPALDGIFVGEAEAGFLAVTGTIARIWNSGGEKAAALESIAALPGMLIPGKSPEPVRRVVDTSGSKNLHAPAYSCFVSSEAQFRDMLLLEVNRGCPYGCRFCAAGSIYKPPRHAEMETLQNIVTRCEPQKVGLVGTALTDWPDLLPFLRWLQERKVKFSLSSLRADGLTDELLGFLRHTGTRSVTLALEGASRRLRQAMNKHFSEEAFLEAVTRISRLQFGTLKLYMITGWPDENEEDWAEFESFLGRIEEARRLGQGNRKKGVELISLSVSCLVPKAWTPLQWAAIPEEDWFKKAMRRFKGAVGRFKGMRFAGENPAQARVQMFLARGGEEIFPCLERAAQTGLAAAVRDFDELVRQVLHRPLDRDSVFPWERLDIGVSRKFLYSEWTKYRHGIVSPPCPVSGCDECRVCGMDRFLSLLQGR
- the ftsZ gene encoding cell division protein FtsZ encodes the protein MDFLEIEREDNALIKVIGVGGGGGNAVNNMIKAAMQGVTFIAANTDMQALKHSQAEYKIQLGDKLTKGLGAGANPDMGRDAALESQAQIRDILGDCDMVFVTAGMGGGTGTGAAPVIAQVAKDMGALTVAVVTKPFFFEGKRRQQQAERGIKELRDIVDSIITIPNDRLLTLASKKASFVDMLGKADEVLFHAVKGISDLIMVPGLINLDFADVKAVMEEMGLAMMGTGIASGDGRAREAALKAITSPLLEDVTIDGARGVLMNITCGPDLTIEEVSEAASIVHEAAHEDAKIYFGTVFDMDCVDEMRITVIATGIQDGNAPLEKGTKVTPFAANPASSRIGAESEGTFIRPRTRKITVNESADLSVPAYIRAKTQPGAEERRHEPRKIVNGGEDAEFLFEEEEFEIPSFIRMQAD
- the ftsA gene encoding cell division protein FtsA, which produces MAKSELIVGLDIGTTKICTVVGEVGTDSLVDIIGIGTSPSTGLRKGVVVNIEQTVQSIKKALEEAELMAGCEIRAVYAGIAGSHIKGFNSHGVIAVKGGEVTARDIERVIDAAKAVAIPLDREVIHILPQEYIVDDQTGIADPLGMAGVRLEVKVHIVTGAVTSAQNIVKSCHKSGLDVEDIVLEAFASSKAVLTDEEREIGVALVDIGGGTSDIAIFHGNSIKHTGVIALGGTNLTNDIAFGLRTPTQAAEKIKIKYGCALAELVKKDEIIEVPSVGGREPRKLTRQVLAEICEPRMEELLALVDQELIRSGYKKLIGAGVVLTGGASRIEGIQELAEQVFNLPTRTGSPAGVGGLRDVVDSPTYATAVGLLLYGAEKHGRDSKIRIRDKNIFHSILARMKKWFVDIS
- a CDS encoding cell division protein FtsQ/DivIB; protein product: MSTAVMGKKIRRNVARRKERKQPVNKGAVLGGILLGLGRTVFILTRWTLGIAAVGVVSFGILFAYRWITTHEFFALVNLQIEGSQRLGRDEIAEMGGVSTGSNVLSINIAEVQRRIAASEWVESVAVTRVLPDGLIIEVKEREPAFLTRRDEQLYYADVNGQTIAAVSVDKFISLPLLETEEGVQVGNGIRTLLDEVARNSLPFGMSQIAWLRQDSADQFSIFLEKPRVLVQLDGADLDSALKSLTKVWADLGRRGELDRIEFIFVMPGRAWIRLHADQTL